The following proteins are encoded in a genomic region of Alistipes shahii WAL 8301:
- a CDS encoding alpha/beta fold hydrolase, producing the protein MIEKFIMAGPTALHVCDSQKGDKCVVLLHGYLESMLVWEDFVPFLYKELRVVTLDLPGHGISVVTGEEHSMEFLADTVADALRALGIPRCTLVGHSMGGYVALAFCERHPDMLNGVVLLSSTPNADTPEKSENRRREIALVKAGKKDALARVAPEAGFAEDNRTRMKDYIEDLTEQVAVTEDEGIVALLNGMIARKDQNEMLRASKVPQLFILGRKDNYIPVEAAEKMVKEHLQARVVWLENSGHMGFLEEPETTARAILDFVNGK; encoded by the coding sequence ATGATCGAAAAATTCATCATGGCGGGTCCCACCGCCCTGCACGTCTGCGACTCCCAGAAAGGGGACAAATGCGTCGTGCTCCTGCACGGATACCTCGAATCGATGCTCGTCTGGGAGGATTTCGTTCCATTCCTCTACAAAGAGCTTCGCGTGGTTACGTTAGACCTGCCCGGTCACGGCATCTCGGTCGTGACGGGCGAGGAGCATTCGATGGAGTTCCTCGCCGACACGGTGGCCGACGCCCTCCGGGCGCTGGGAATCCCCCGCTGCACACTCGTCGGGCACTCGATGGGCGGCTACGTAGCCCTGGCCTTCTGCGAACGCCATCCCGACATGCTCAACGGAGTTGTGCTGTTAAGTTCGACACCCAACGCCGACACGCCGGAGAAGTCCGAAAACCGCCGCCGCGAAATCGCCCTCGTAAAGGCCGGGAAAAAGGATGCGCTGGCCCGCGTGGCCCCCGAAGCGGGCTTCGCCGAGGACAACCGCACCCGGATGAAAGACTACATCGAGGACCTCACCGAACAGGTCGCCGTCACCGAGGACGAAGGAATCGTAGCGCTGCTCAACGGCATGATCGCCCGCAAGGACCAGAACGAGATGCTGCGCGCCTCGAAGGTTCCCCAGCTCTTCATCCTCGGACGCAAGGACAACTACATCCCTGTCGAAGCGGCCGAAAAGATGGTAAAAGAGCACCTGCAGGCCCGAGTCGTATGGCTCGAAAACAGCGGCCACATGGGATTTCTGGAGGAGCCGGAAACCACGGCCCGGGCAATCCTCGATTTCGTCAACGGCAAATAA
- a CDS encoding BamA/TamA family outer membrane protein: protein MRGSCRILAAALLGLLCSACSVTRHIPEGQYFLQKVKIEDDRSTPRKERITASDMEKYVRQTPNKRFLGTNFYVWLYEQADPAKDNRWNNWKRKIGQAPVTLDMGLTQKSAENLKVYMDSKGFFSSQATYEVDTVSRRKRATVTFRTRQGEPYRIDSVSYEFQDNFLEQIVLPDTVNTLLHTGDIYDVSVLDAERERIAAYLKERGYYNFSVNNISYAARMFEKERLIDLRLIVKQYLTGYDERGLPVMDNNMVYRIDRINIFPDYDPTAARTDTMLLSRLDTVYYRGLNIIYEKRPNLRPPVLRQAVPLYPNYVYNSSQVNRAYSDLMALGYFKSAKIAFEEQPRSADVTDIVSFIGASADSTQTLYTREGYLTCNILCTPTLKQSVKVDLEGSTTSSFYGLKATVGYQNRNIFRGAESFDLSFTAGYEFMKAPDARRKRATEFGVTTGLTFPRFLVPWRTGRFRTVNQPKTKVELSINFQDRPYYARTLSSAGITYMWTNSRYSSFSLRPIDINVVDMTRPVDPEFLGNTSNKYLINSFKTQFIGGLSFGYGYNNQRKNLGGNATNIRFNAETAGNLIDAVEHAFFSPAKGKEQYTIFGIEYSQYFRTDLSVSRKIMLGSTTALVGRLYGGVAMAYGNSSSVPFDRQFYCGGSNGMRGWTPRTLGQGSVANPHNDFPVQTGDVKLEANLELRFPVWGMIHGATFFDLGNIWYIRHYSGESEDTVFRFDRFYKQLGFNTGLGLRFDIKFAVLRLDWGIQLHNPNNPSGERWIHNFKWKNTALNFGVGYPF, encoded by the coding sequence GTGCGGGGATCGTGTCGCATACTCGCCGCCGCGCTGCTGGGCCTGCTGTGCTCGGCGTGCAGCGTCACGCGCCACATTCCCGAAGGACAGTATTTTCTGCAAAAAGTAAAGATCGAGGACGACCGGTCCACGCCGCGCAAGGAACGCATCACGGCTTCCGACATGGAGAAGTACGTGCGCCAGACTCCCAACAAACGCTTCCTCGGGACGAATTTCTACGTCTGGCTCTACGAGCAGGCCGACCCTGCGAAGGACAACCGCTGGAACAACTGGAAGCGCAAGATCGGGCAGGCGCCCGTGACGCTGGACATGGGGCTGACCCAGAAGAGCGCCGAAAACCTGAAGGTCTACATGGACTCGAAGGGTTTTTTCTCTTCGCAGGCGACCTATGAGGTCGACACCGTTTCGCGCCGCAAGCGTGCGACGGTCACCTTCCGCACGCGCCAGGGCGAGCCTTACCGCATCGACTCCGTTTCCTACGAGTTCCAGGACAACTTCCTCGAACAGATCGTGCTGCCCGACACCGTCAATACGCTGCTGCATACGGGCGATATTTACGACGTGTCGGTCCTCGATGCCGAGCGGGAGCGCATCGCCGCCTACCTCAAGGAGCGGGGGTACTACAATTTCTCGGTCAACAACATCTCCTACGCCGCGCGGATGTTCGAGAAGGAGCGGCTGATCGACCTGCGGCTGATCGTCAAACAGTATCTCACGGGCTACGACGAACGCGGACTGCCCGTGATGGACAACAACATGGTCTACCGTATCGACCGGATCAACATTTTCCCCGATTACGACCCCACCGCCGCACGGACCGACACGATGCTGCTTTCGCGGCTCGATACGGTCTACTACCGCGGTCTGAACATCATCTACGAGAAACGGCCCAACCTGCGCCCTCCGGTGCTCCGTCAGGCCGTGCCGCTCTATCCCAACTACGTCTACAACTCGTCGCAGGTCAACCGCGCCTATTCCGACTTGATGGCGCTGGGGTATTTCAAGAGCGCGAAAATCGCCTTCGAGGAGCAGCCCCGGTCGGCCGACGTCACCGACATCGTCTCCTTCATCGGCGCTTCGGCCGATTCGACGCAGACGCTCTACACGCGCGAGGGCTACCTGACGTGCAACATTCTCTGCACGCCGACGCTCAAGCAGAGCGTCAAGGTCGATCTCGAAGGCAGCACCACGTCGAGTTTCTACGGCCTGAAGGCCACCGTCGGTTATCAGAACCGCAATATTTTCCGCGGCGCCGAGTCGTTCGACCTCTCCTTCACGGCGGGTTACGAATTTATGAAGGCTCCCGACGCCAGGCGCAAACGGGCCACCGAATTCGGCGTCACGACCGGACTGACCTTCCCGCGGTTCCTCGTGCCCTGGCGTACGGGCCGTTTCCGCACGGTGAACCAGCCGAAGACCAAGGTCGAACTGTCGATCAATTTTCAGGACCGCCCCTATTACGCCCGTACGCTTTCGAGCGCCGGCATCACCTACATGTGGACCAACAGCCGCTATTCGTCCTTCTCGCTGCGGCCGATCGACATCAACGTGGTCGACATGACTCGCCCGGTCGATCCCGAATTCCTGGGCAATACCTCCAACAAATACCTGATCAACAGTTTCAAGACCCAGTTCATCGGCGGCCTTTCGTTCGGCTACGGCTATAACAACCAGCGCAAGAACCTCGGCGGAAACGCCACGAACATCCGGTTCAACGCCGAGACCGCCGGCAACCTGATCGACGCCGTCGAGCACGCCTTCTTCTCGCCGGCCAAGGGAAAGGAGCAGTATACGATTTTCGGCATCGAGTATTCGCAGTATTTCCGCACCGATTTGAGCGTCAGCCGGAAAATCATGCTGGGGAGCACTACGGCGCTGGTGGGACGGCTTTACGGCGGTGTGGCGATGGCTTACGGAAACTCTTCGTCCGTGCCTTTCGACCGTCAGTTCTATTGCGGCGGCAGCAACGGCATGCGCGGCTGGACACCCCGAACCCTCGGGCAGGGTTCGGTGGCCAATCCCCACAACGATTTTCCGGTCCAGACGGGCGACGTGAAGCTGGAAGCCAACCTCGAACTGCGCTTCCCGGTCTGGGGCATGATCCACGGCGCGACCTTCTTCGATCTGGGCAACATCTGGTATATCCGGCACTATTCGGGTGAGTCCGAAGATACGGTGTTCCGGTTCGACCGTTTCTACAAACAACTGGGATTCAACACGGGACTCGGCCTGCGTTTCGACATCAAGTTCGCCGTGCTGCGCCTCGACTGGGGTATTCAGCTGCACAACCCCAACAACCCCTCGGGCGAGCGGTGGATTCACAATTTCAAGTGGAAGAACACGGCGCTCAACTTCGGCGTGGGTTACCCGTTTTAA
- a CDS encoding lipoprotein signal peptidase — translation MNFKKISLLIVLLLIADQALKIWIKTHMHLDESIVVFPDWFQLRFIENNGAAFGMHIASRGGFDWGKLLLGVFRIVMVGFIGWLMHHLCTKRQDTPKGVIVGLALIFAGAMGNILDSAFYGLIFSESTPYTVAQFGGHYAGFMMGKVVDMFYFPLFQWNGVPRLLRFLVDSNNYFFGAIFNLADAYISVAVVYLLLFQHKFFSK, via the coding sequence ATGAATTTCAAGAAAATATCGCTGCTCATCGTGCTGCTGCTCATCGCAGACCAGGCGCTCAAAATCTGGATCAAGACCCATATGCACCTCGACGAGTCGATCGTCGTCTTCCCCGACTGGTTCCAGTTGCGGTTCATCGAGAACAACGGCGCGGCCTTCGGCATGCACATCGCCTCGCGCGGAGGCTTCGACTGGGGCAAGCTGCTGCTGGGCGTCTTCCGGATCGTCATGGTCGGATTCATCGGCTGGCTGATGCACCACCTCTGCACCAAACGCCAAGACACGCCCAAGGGAGTGATCGTCGGCCTCGCGCTGATCTTCGCCGGCGCCATGGGCAACATCCTCGACAGCGCATTCTACGGATTGATCTTCTCCGAATCGACGCCCTACACGGTGGCTCAATTCGGGGGGCACTACGCCGGGTTTATGATGGGCAAAGTGGTCGACATGTTCTATTTCCCGCTGTTCCAATGGAACGGCGTACCCCGCCTGCTGCGGTTTCTGGTCGACAGCAACAACTATTTCTTCGGCGCGATCTTCAATCTGGCCGATGCCTACATCTCGGTGGCAGTCGTCTATCTGCTTCTGTTTCAGCACAAGTTCTTCAGCAAGTAG
- a CDS encoding S8 family serine peptidase, whose translation MKKLLLLCGLLAVFACTEEPADSAGGNGGRKARVLGSPTSRLALRGSLSVKLSPETAQAVAAAQAQLPATRSGVATRSGVGGIDAILHEIDAGRFERVVAYNPEWEDVYEQTGINRWYTIAFDDEIQLSEVGERLAALPGVAVVEYGIDPRYIRPMSEGPAVPASEGMFPRVGETRAAKAMNDPMLPFQWNYDNPGGGLFPDVAVKPEAGADIDLLDAWQLCTGSEEVIVAVIDEPVQITHPDLRANIWSNPKNSQEHGYNFWDDTPELDWKSVGGDDRNPEYADHGTHVAGVIAAVNNNGRGVCGIAGGRSNSGGVRIMSCQIMGNSTTGGKGNPTVKAFEYAWTNGAIIAQNSWGYNLETADGTKITPEEFEREWKSNYGIMRDAIDTFVRGAGTRNPNSPLQGGLVIFAAGNEGDVYGDVRIYPAAYDPVIAVGAMDWSFRPAYYTDYGPWVDIAAPGGDRYSGKTTRTASDGRTVFYSNAQILSTILCDDAIAYQDGRKDGGMYGYGFMQGTSMACPHVSGVAALGLAYAAQNGKKYTPAEFKALLLSSVYGIDDCFTGSKDGELGPIADMAVYKNKMGGGCIDALKLLFAVKGTPAVYVRTGEPVTVDFARYFGGDRSRVALTAASFASPGNLGLSSSKAVFDGTKITFDCPEPGTSMLRISAVSGDTEFVREFAVVSRAGLAANGGWL comes from the coding sequence ATGAAAAAATTGCTACTCCTCTGCGGGCTGTTGGCGGTATTTGCCTGTACGGAAGAGCCTGCGGACTCTGCCGGCGGCAATGGCGGACGGAAGGCCCGGGTGCTGGGTTCCCCGACTTCGCGGCTGGCGTTGCGGGGGAGTCTTTCCGTAAAGTTGTCGCCCGAAACGGCGCAGGCGGTTGCCGCTGCGCAGGCGCAGCTGCCCGCGACACGCAGCGGTGTCGCGACCCGTTCGGGTGTCGGCGGCATCGACGCAATCCTGCATGAAATCGACGCCGGGCGTTTCGAACGTGTCGTCGCATACAATCCCGAGTGGGAGGACGTTTACGAGCAGACGGGCATCAACCGCTGGTATACGATCGCGTTCGACGACGAAATTCAACTCTCCGAGGTCGGCGAGCGGCTGGCGGCGTTGCCCGGCGTTGCGGTCGTGGAGTACGGGATTGATCCCCGCTATATCCGTCCGATGAGCGAAGGCCCTGCCGTTCCGGCTTCCGAGGGCATGTTTCCCCGTGTGGGCGAGACCCGCGCCGCGAAGGCGATGAACGACCCGATGCTGCCTTTTCAGTGGAATTACGACAACCCGGGCGGAGGCCTCTTTCCGGATGTCGCCGTCAAGCCGGAGGCGGGGGCCGACATCGACCTGCTGGATGCCTGGCAGCTCTGCACGGGCAGCGAGGAGGTTATCGTCGCGGTGATCGACGAACCCGTGCAGATCACCCATCCCGACCTGCGGGCGAACATCTGGTCGAATCCGAAGAATTCGCAGGAACACGGCTATAATTTCTGGGACGACACCCCCGAACTCGACTGGAAGTCGGTCGGCGGGGATGACCGCAATCCGGAATACGCGGACCACGGAACGCATGTCGCAGGCGTCATCGCCGCCGTGAACAACAACGGCCGGGGCGTTTGCGGCATCGCCGGCGGGCGGAGCAACAGCGGCGGCGTGCGGATCATGTCGTGCCAGATCATGGGCAACAGCACGACCGGCGGCAAGGGAAACCCGACGGTCAAGGCCTTCGAATATGCCTGGACCAACGGTGCGATCATCGCCCAGAACAGTTGGGGATACAATCTCGAAACGGCGGACGGCACGAAGATCACCCCCGAGGAGTTTGAGCGGGAGTGGAAGAGCAATTATGGCATCATGCGCGACGCCATCGACACCTTTGTCCGCGGGGCGGGGACCCGGAACCCGAACTCCCCGTTGCAGGGCGGGCTTGTGATTTTCGCCGCCGGCAACGAGGGCGACGTTTACGGCGACGTCCGGATCTATCCGGCCGCCTACGATCCGGTGATCGCCGTCGGGGCGATGGACTGGAGTTTCCGCCCGGCCTATTATACCGACTACGGACCGTGGGTCGACATCGCGGCCCCGGGAGGCGACCGCTATTCCGGAAAGACGACGCGGACCGCTTCCGACGGGAGGACGGTCTTTTATAGCAATGCGCAGATTTTGAGCACGATCCTCTGCGACGATGCGATCGCTTATCAGGACGGACGCAAGGATGGCGGGATGTACGGCTACGGTTTTATGCAGGGGACTTCGATGGCGTGCCCGCACGTTTCGGGCGTTGCGGCCCTGGGGCTTGCTTACGCGGCGCAGAACGGAAAGAAATATACGCCTGCCGAGTTCAAGGCTCTGCTATTGAGTTCCGTTTACGGCATTGACGACTGCTTCACCGGCTCGAAGGACGGGGAGCTGGGTCCTATTGCCGATATGGCCGTCTATAAGAATAAAATGGGCGGAGGCTGTATCGACGCCCTGAAACTGCTGTTTGCCGTCAAGGGGACTCCCGCCGTCTATGTGAGGACCGGAGAGCCGGTGACCGTGGACTTCGCGCGTTATTTCGGGGGCGACCGGAGCCGGGTTGCGCTGACTGCCGCGTCGTTCGCATCGCCGGGCAACCTGGGGCTGTCCTCTTCGAAGGCGGTGTTCGACGGTACGAAGATCACTTTCGACTGTCCCGAACCGGGAACTTCCATGCTTCGGATAAGCGCGGTGTCGGGCGATACGGAGTTCGTGCGCGAATTCGCCGTCGTTTCCCGTGCCGGACTGGCCGCCAACGGCGGATGGCTTTGA
- a CDS encoding nitroreductase family protein — translation MKSVLFKHRSIRKFRPTPIPEEVLRECLEAASRASTCGNMQLYSLVVTRDETLRERLAPCHFNQPMVRQAPCVVTVCADIHRFTMWCEQRDADPAYDNFAWFLNASTDALLAAQNLCVEAEMHGLGICYLGTTIYTAGDISQILELPKGVIPLTTVVLGYPDESPELTDRLPLEAVVHYEKYTDYTAAEIDELWAEREESELTKRLLAENGLPNLAQVFTQRRYVRKDNLAISESYFALLKEKGFFNN, via the coding sequence ATGAAAAGTGTGCTTTTCAAGCATCGTTCGATACGTAAATTCCGCCCGACGCCCATTCCCGAGGAGGTGCTGCGCGAGTGTCTCGAAGCTGCCTCGCGCGCTTCGACGTGCGGCAATATGCAGCTCTATTCGCTGGTGGTGACCCGCGATGAAACGCTCCGCGAACGGCTCGCGCCGTGCCATTTCAACCAGCCGATGGTCCGCCAGGCTCCGTGCGTGGTGACCGTCTGCGCCGATATTCACCGTTTCACGATGTGGTGCGAGCAGCGCGACGCCGACCCTGCCTACGACAATTTCGCGTGGTTCCTGAACGCTTCGACCGACGCCCTGCTGGCCGCGCAGAACCTCTGCGTCGAGGCCGAAATGCACGGGCTGGGCATCTGCTACCTCGGCACGACGATCTACACCGCGGGCGATATTTCGCAGATACTGGAACTTCCGAAGGGGGTCATTCCGCTCACCACCGTGGTCCTGGGTTATCCCGACGAGTCGCCCGAACTGACCGACCGCCTGCCGCTCGAAGCCGTGGTCCACTACGAGAAATACACCGATTACACGGCCGCCGAGATCGACGAACTGTGGGCCGAGCGCGAAGAGTCGGAGCTTACCAAACGTCTGCTGGCGGAAAACGGCCTCCCGAACCTGGCGCAGGTCTTCACCCAGCGGCGTTACGTGCGCAAGGACAACCTCGCCATCTCGGAGTCCTATTTCGCCCTTTTGAAAGAGAAGGGATTCTTCAACAACTGA
- a CDS encoding class I SAM-dependent methyltransferase, with amino-acid sequence MITRHPLGRQDLRIKRRDKVLEIGPGHDPMFRSDVIADKFPHDDTHRCGKVLIYPHQQFIEADGEQLPFEKDAFDYVICNQVLEHADNPARFIEEMVRVGKRGYVETPSMLGELMFPKESHRWVILLIEDKLVFYEKEKMPGNYRNNYGEVFLNYLPYQSLPFKMLYVSEPNLLLNRIEWEGTIEYLVNPEDDYYSSFFTRKWNREMTMKIFPPRRGLTEINRTLQASYYLVREKLGQKIHKRPSPITLDEYLAEREK; translated from the coding sequence ATGATAACCCGTCATCCATTGGGACGCCAGGATCTCCGCATCAAGCGCAGGGATAAGGTACTCGAAATCGGTCCCGGACACGATCCGATGTTTCGTTCCGATGTGATAGCCGACAAGTTTCCGCACGACGACACCCATCGCTGCGGAAAAGTCCTGATTTACCCTCACCAGCAATTCATCGAAGCCGACGGCGAGCAACTCCCGTTCGAAAAAGATGCTTTCGATTATGTGATCTGCAACCAGGTTCTCGAACATGCCGACAATCCCGCCCGGTTCATCGAAGAGATGGTCCGGGTCGGCAAACGCGGGTATGTCGAAACCCCGAGCATGCTCGGCGAACTGATGTTTCCCAAGGAGTCGCACCGCTGGGTGATCCTGCTTATCGAAGACAAACTCGTATTTTACGAAAAGGAGAAGATGCCGGGTAACTACCGCAACAACTACGGCGAGGTCTTTCTCAACTACCTGCCCTACCAGTCGCTGCCGTTCAAGATGCTCTACGTATCCGAACCCAACCTGTTGCTCAACCGCATCGAATGGGAGGGGACAATCGAATATCTCGTAAATCCCGAGGACGACTATTACAGCAGTTTCTTCACCCGCAAATGGAACCGGGAGATGACCATGAAAATCTTCCCGCCGCGCCGGGGGCTGACCGAGATAAACCGCACGCTCCAGGCTAGTTACTACCTTGTTCGGGAAAAACTCGGGCAGAAAATCCACAAACGCCCGTCTCCGATCACGCTCGACGAATACCTCGCAGAACGGGAAAAATAA
- the dapF gene encoding diaminopimelate epimerase has protein sequence MQTAFAKYEGAGNDFILIDNREGGFTPRAELIAALCDRHFGIGADGLMTLARNAEIDCSMRYYNADGSEGEMCGNGARCFTLFAEHRGIGGETKFFDAADGLHTARIRRLKGTSGEIELGMIAVREIRTGDGWWFLNTGVPHYVEFVDDLEAVDVTGRGRAIRRDTTRFPQGTNVNFVQITGDGTIRMRTYERGVENETLACGTGATAAAIVTAFARQPHTTDFRITVPGGALAVRFSHEQGTQTYTDIRLTGPARRVFEGVFDSENF, from the coding sequence GTGCAGACGGCATTTGCAAAATACGAAGGAGCAGGCAACGACTTCATCCTGATCGACAACCGCGAAGGCGGCTTCACGCCCCGTGCGGAACTTATCGCAGCCTTGTGCGACCGTCATTTCGGCATCGGAGCCGACGGGCTGATGACCCTCGCCCGGAACGCGGAGATCGACTGTTCGATGCGTTATTACAACGCCGACGGGTCGGAAGGCGAGATGTGCGGTAACGGCGCCCGCTGCTTCACGCTTTTCGCCGAACACCGGGGCATCGGCGGGGAGACCAAGTTCTTCGATGCCGCAGACGGGCTTCACACCGCCCGCATCCGCCGCCTGAAAGGCACTTCGGGAGAGATCGAGCTGGGCATGATCGCCGTGCGGGAGATCCGCACGGGCGACGGCTGGTGGTTTCTCAACACGGGCGTCCCGCACTACGTCGAATTCGTCGACGACCTCGAAGCGGTCGACGTAACCGGCCGCGGACGGGCCATCCGCCGCGACACGACGCGCTTCCCGCAGGGCACGAACGTCAATTTCGTGCAGATCACAGGCGACGGCACGATCCGCATGCGCACCTACGAACGCGGCGTGGAGAACGAGACCCTCGCCTGCGGCACGGGAGCCACGGCCGCGGCCATCGTGACGGCCTTCGCGCGGCAGCCCCACACGACCGATTTCCGCATCACCGTACCCGGAGGAGCGCTTGCGGTACGGTTTTCGCATGAACAGGGAACACAAACCTATACGGACATCCGCCTGACGGGACCGGCGCGCCGCGTCTTCGAAGGAGTGTTCGACAGCGAAAATTTCTAA
- a CDS encoding helix-turn-helix domain-containing protein, whose translation MGECIAANSASEMEIFRFPSRLNALIIGVGTEGETSLTSNLQEFRLKKDSLFIFSPKHILQVQSNNRFKAHLIVIAPDFLKRINIDTKRMMPLFLQFGSLPCMELTHAESQSLRSFISMVEQELKGSETDFSSEIIGGLIAATIYKVGDILTHYLTEHPEVDSPIHNRAEEYFRQFTELLGEHYKHERSVGFYARQLCITPKYLTTLIKRISGKSVSEWIDNYVILEAKTLLKYSNMSVQEIAYYLNFPNQSFFGSYFKRNAGMSPSQYKAKK comes from the coding sequence ATGGGCGAATGCATCGCCGCAAACAGCGCATCGGAAATGGAGATATTCCGGTTCCCGAGCCGCCTGAACGCTCTCATTATCGGCGTCGGAACCGAAGGCGAGACTTCACTCACGTCAAACCTTCAGGAATTCCGGCTCAAAAAGGATTCGCTCTTCATCTTCAGCCCCAAGCACATCCTGCAAGTACAATCCAACAACCGTTTCAAGGCCCATCTTATCGTCATCGCCCCGGATTTTCTCAAGCGCATCAACATCGACACCAAACGCATGATGCCGCTTTTCCTGCAATTCGGCTCGCTCCCCTGCATGGAACTCACGCACGCCGAGAGCCAGTCGCTCCGGAGTTTTATCTCGATGGTCGAACAGGAACTGAAAGGCTCCGAGACGGATTTTTCGAGCGAGATCATCGGCGGACTGATCGCCGCGACGATCTACAAGGTCGGGGACATCCTGACCCACTACCTCACGGAGCATCCCGAGGTCGACAGCCCGATACACAACCGTGCGGAGGAGTATTTCAGGCAATTCACCGAGCTGCTCGGCGAACACTACAAGCACGAACGCAGCGTGGGATTCTACGCCCGGCAGCTATGCATCACGCCCAAATACCTCACCACGCTCATCAAGCGCATCAGCGGCAAATCGGTATCGGAATGGATCGACAACTACGTGATCCTCGAAGCCAAGACGCTGCTCAAATATTCGAACATGAGCGTGCAGGAGATCGCCTATTACCTGAATTTCCCCAACCAGTCGTTCTTCGGCAGTTACTTCAAACGCAATGCCGGCATGTCGCCGTCGCAGTACAAGGCGAAGAAGTAA